From [Clostridium] symbiosum, a single genomic window includes:
- a CDS encoding ROK family protein → MENKIVALDIGGTSIKSGLWCGGELTEVREWDTNAQNGGSYVMERVKEILRGYRGYRAIGISTAGQVDSKKGRILYANENIPGYTGMPVREILEREFAVPAAVENDVNAAALGEARFGAGIGRSDFLCITYGTGVGGAIVINGEVYTGGTFSAGEFGGIIVHPEDREAGSPFSGCYEKYASTTALVRMVEKYDGDLDSGRKIFERLSEPGVYALVDVWIDEIVYGLITLIHIFNPSCIILGGGVMAQPHVIRRIREKTQCEIMDSFRGVELLPAGLGNRAGLLGAAWLASGLCEEKNVNPTIWK, encoded by the coding sequence ATGGAGAACAAAATAGTGGCGCTGGATATCGGAGGCACATCCATCAAGTCCGGACTCTGGTGCGGCGGTGAACTGACGGAAGTGAGGGAGTGGGACACCAATGCTCAGAATGGCGGCTCCTATGTAATGGAGAGGGTAAAGGAAATCCTACGCGGATACCGGGGATACCGGGCGATCGGAATCAGCACCGCGGGACAGGTGGATTCTAAAAAGGGCCGTATCCTCTATGCCAATGAAAATATTCCGGGCTATACCGGGATGCCGGTACGGGAGATTTTAGAACGTGAATTTGCGGTGCCGGCGGCGGTTGAAAATGACGTGAATGCGGCGGCCCTTGGAGAAGCCAGGTTCGGCGCGGGGATTGGACGCAGTGATTTTCTGTGTATTACATATGGTACCGGAGTGGGAGGCGCGATCGTGATAAATGGGGAGGTATATACGGGAGGCACATTCTCGGCCGGTGAGTTTGGCGGCATCATTGTGCACCCGGAGGATCGGGAGGCGGGCAGCCCCTTCAGCGGCTGTTATGAAAAATACGCCTCCACCACGGCGCTGGTGCGAATGGTGGAGAAGTACGACGGTGATCTGGACAGCGGAAGGAAGATATTTGAGCGTCTTTCCGAGCCGGGAGTCTACGCCCTGGTCGACGTCTGGATCGATGAGATAGTCTATGGCCTTATCACGCTCATCCATATTTTCAATCCCTCCTGTATCATCCTGGGCGGCGGTGTGATGGCCCAGCCGCATGTGATACGCAGAATCCGGGAGAAAACACAGTGTGAGATTATGGACAGTTTCCGCGGTGTGGAACTGCTTCCGGCCGGTCTTGGAAACAGGGCGGGGCTGCTTGGCGCGGCCTGGCTGGCCTCCGGGCTTTGTGAAGAAAAAAACGTCAACCCAACAATTTGGAAATAA
- a CDS encoding dihydrodipicolinate synthase family protein, translated as MRNLDKYRGIFPAFYACYDESGEISPERVRALTEFFIKKGVKGVYVNGSSGECIYQSVEDRKTVLENVMAAARGKLTVIAHVACNNTKDSVVLAKHAQEQGVDAIAAIPPIYFRLPEYAIAKYWNDMSEAAPDTDFIIYNIPQLAGVALTPSLFAEMRKNPRVIGVKNSSMPIQDIQILKAAAGDDYVIFNGPDEQFIGGRSIGADGGIGGTYGAMPELFLKLNELFEAREMAEACRLQYVIDDIIAKLCSAHGNMYGVIKEVLRINEKLDIGGVRLPLAPLTEADYAVAGEAARMIVEAKKEFC; from the coding sequence ATGAGAAATCTGGATAAGTACAGAGGAATCTTTCCAGCATTTTATGCCTGCTATGATGAATCGGGAGAGATTAGTCCCGAGCGGGTGAGGGCGCTGACGGAGTTTTTTATTAAAAAGGGCGTAAAGGGAGTCTATGTCAACGGCTCTTCCGGTGAATGCATCTACCAGAGTGTGGAGGACCGGAAAACCGTTCTGGAGAATGTAATGGCGGCCGCCCGGGGAAAACTGACCGTCATTGCCCACGTGGCCTGCAACAACACGAAGGACAGCGTGGTCCTGGCAAAACATGCCCAGGAGCAGGGGGTGGACGCCATCGCGGCAATACCGCCGATCTACTTCCGCCTGCCGGAGTATGCCATTGCAAAATATTGGAACGACATGAGCGAGGCCGCTCCCGATACCGATTTTATTATTTATAATATCCCGCAGCTGGCCGGCGTGGCCCTGACTCCGTCCCTGTTTGCGGAGATGAGAAAGAACCCAAGGGTTATTGGAGTGAAGAATTCTTCCATGCCGATACAGGATATCCAAATACTGAAGGCGGCGGCCGGGGATGATTACGTTATCTTTAACGGTCCCGACGAACAGTTTATCGGAGGCCGTTCCATCGGGGCCGACGGCGGGATTGGCGGAACCTATGGCGCGATGCCAGAGCTTTTCTTAAAGCTCAACGAACTTTTTGAGGCGCGCGAGATGGCGGAGGCCTGTCGTCTCCAGTATGTGATTGACGATATCATTGCAAAGCTGTGCAGTGCCCACGGTAATATGTACGGCGTGATAAAAGAGGTGCTCCGCATCAATGAGAAGCTGGATATCGGAGGAGTCAGGCTGCCGCTGGCGCCGCTCACCGAAGCTGACTATGCCGTTGCCGGTGAGGCGGCAAGGATGATTGTGGAAGCTAAGAAGGAATTCTGTTGA
- a CDS encoding sugar ABC transporter permease — translation MSEAKVKGAGKISKEARFAWLINIPLIVYLLCVLLVPIIWGIYISFTNKTIGGPAKFIGLRNYVRLLTDKEYLHSIVNTLKFTFFAIALKAVLGTAMALSLNMEFKGRNIVRAILMIPWTLPNIVAVYNWKWIFSTNGGVANYLMRTFGLIDKDLIWFGSAGLAMTAIIISNVWRGTPFFGMSILAKLQTISGDYYEAAQIDGANVWQRFIYITLPEIKEVLLLSTLMSTIWTLNEFESVWLMTGGGPNGSTQVMNVYSYKTAMMQMMLGRGVAVAVIAMPFLFLIINCIAKMMLPDENAGKRKRREKG, via the coding sequence ATGAGTGAGGCCAAAGTAAAAGGGGCGGGAAAGATATCGAAGGAAGCGCGCTTTGCCTGGCTGATCAACATTCCGCTGATTGTGTATCTGCTGTGCGTCCTGCTCGTGCCGATTATCTGGGGGATTTACATCAGTTTTACCAACAAAACCATAGGCGGCCCGGCCAAATTCATCGGGCTCCGCAACTATGTGCGTCTGTTGACGGATAAAGAATATCTGCATTCCATTGTTAATACGCTGAAATTTACTTTTTTCGCGATTGCACTGAAGGCAGTGCTCGGAACCGCGATGGCTCTGTCCCTCAATATGGAGTTTAAGGGACGCAACATCGTCCGGGCGATCCTGATGATTCCGTGGACGCTGCCCAATATCGTGGCTGTTTACAACTGGAAATGGATTTTCAGCACCAACGGAGGCGTGGCAAATTATCTGATGCGCACGTTCGGCCTGATTGATAAGGATCTCATCTGGTTCGGCTCGGCCGGACTGGCCATGACGGCTATTATTATCAGTAATGTATGGAGGGGGACCCCGTTTTTCGGGATGTCGATTCTGGCGAAGCTGCAGACCATTTCAGGTGATTATTACGAGGCGGCACAAATAGACGGGGCCAATGTGTGGCAGCGTTTTATCTACATAACGCTTCCCGAGATTAAGGAAGTGCTGCTGTTATCGACGCTGATGTCCACGATTTGGACTCTGAATGAATTTGAGAGCGTATGGCTGATGACGGGAGGCGGGCCAAACGGAAGCACCCAGGTCATGAACGTATACAGCTACAAGACGGCCATGATGCAGATGATGCTGGGACGCGGTGTGGCGGTGGCCGTTATTGCAATGCCGTTCCTGTTTTTGATTATCAATTGTATCGCGAAGATGATGCTGCCGGATGAGAATGCCGGGAAGCGGAAGAGACGGGAAAAGGGGTGA
- a CDS encoding carbohydrate ABC transporter permease has translation MKSNKMLRVLNYLFVALMLIVALFPIYWMLNTSLKSQGEIYAKIPTMYPHKFSLEAYRYLLTETSFVSGLKNSLIIAVFVSAFSILVAYPAAYAIARIKFKGRRMYSKTVLFTYLLPTCVLYIPLYMFVSTLKLSNSIYGLMLIYPTFTLPYVAWILIPHIASVPVELEEAARVDGCSRIGTMYRIVFPLALPGIVSTTIFAFAMCWGEYLYALVNVSSKEVQTFPLILSAIIYGDMPAWNQLMAGAMAACIPILCIYILSNSALVGGKTAGGVKQ, from the coding sequence ATGAAAAGTAACAAAATGCTGAGAGTGCTTAATTATCTGTTTGTAGCCCTGATGTTGATTGTCGCGCTGTTTCCCATCTACTGGATGCTCAACACGTCTCTTAAATCCCAGGGGGAAATATATGCGAAGATTCCAACCATGTACCCTCACAAGTTCAGCCTGGAGGCATACCGCTATCTGCTGACGGAGACCTCATTTGTAAGCGGTTTAAAGAACAGCCTGATTATTGCGGTGTTTGTATCTGCCTTCTCCATCCTGGTGGCTTACCCGGCCGCCTATGCGATTGCGCGGATTAAATTTAAGGGCCGCAGGATGTACTCGAAGACGGTCCTGTTTACCTATCTGCTTCCGACCTGCGTGCTGTACATCCCTCTCTATATGTTTGTATCGACGCTGAAGCTGAGCAACAGTATTTACGGGCTGATGCTGATTTATCCCACCTTTACCCTGCCCTATGTGGCATGGATTCTGATACCGCATATTGCTTCGGTTCCGGTGGAGTTAGAGGAGGCGGCCAGGGTGGACGGTTGTTCCAGGATTGGAACGATGTACCGGATTGTGTTCCCTCTGGCGCTGCCAGGCATTGTCTCTACCACAATCTTTGCCTTTGCCATGTGCTGGGGTGAATACCTGTATGCACTTGTCAATGTGAGCAGCAAGGAGGTGCAGACCTTCCCGCTGATTCTGTCGGCCATTATCTATGGGGATATGCCGGCGTGGAACCAGCTGATGGCCGGAGCGATGGCCGCATGCATCCCGATTCTCTGCATTTATATCTTATCAAACAGCGCGCTTGTCGGAGGAAAGACGGCGGGCGGTGTGAAACAATAA
- a CDS encoding sugar ABC transporter substrate-binding protein, which translates to MKKNRRFWKRAAGITLCAAMGISLTACSGKAGDATDAAAPAGESTKAEAGKEAEAKELTIWVEKLFSDEVNKATEERVQQFAAESGIKVNCEVINSTDFIPKLNAAIEGGNAPDVTYTDTTRTMNYYPNIPYTDVSELVNELNEERGYFDSAYASTQIDGVHYYVPYSSSAVIMYVRKDVLEEKGITEMPKTWDEVVEVAKKVTDQDNNFYGLAMGCGDTDDDDENEWRQWQWNEGAYMFDKDGNITIKDGNKWADRLDMIGQLYKDGVIPADSTTWDAGGNNSAYIQGRAAICINGPSLYVALRDNEENKEIFDNTAFVSAPVGSENGIYMSFPRGYGITKTSKYPDEAAELIKYLLDPEWYGQCFETTAPFLAPVFEDTAKADVWQDEVNALIVDYARNAGGYYGYPVDTLEGRAVASKHFFSYPACKMVNQVMTGSATGEEAVDMAVRAIEDIQDVMQ; encoded by the coding sequence ATGAAGAAAAACAGACGTTTCTGGAAAAGGGCCGCCGGCATTACGTTGTGTGCGGCAATGGGTATTTCCCTGACCGCATGTTCCGGCAAGGCAGGGGATGCGACGGACGCAGCCGCCCCGGCGGGAGAGAGCACAAAAGCGGAGGCAGGCAAGGAGGCTGAGGCAAAGGAACTGACGATCTGGGTGGAGAAGCTGTTCAGTGATGAGGTGAATAAGGCAACTGAGGAGAGGGTGCAGCAGTTTGCGGCGGAGAGCGGAATCAAAGTAAACTGTGAGGTTATAAACTCCACGGACTTTATACCAAAACTGAACGCGGCCATTGAGGGCGGAAATGCACCGGATGTGACCTACACCGATACCACCAGGACGATGAACTATTATCCGAATATTCCCTACACCGACGTGTCGGAGCTGGTGAATGAGCTGAACGAGGAGCGCGGCTATTTTGATTCCGCCTACGCCAGCACCCAGATCGACGGGGTCCATTATTACGTGCCGTACAGCAGTTCCGCGGTCATCATGTATGTGCGCAAGGATGTCCTGGAGGAAAAGGGAATTACCGAGATGCCGAAGACCTGGGATGAGGTAGTGGAAGTAGCAAAAAAGGTGACGGATCAGGACAACAATTTCTATGGGCTGGCCATGGGCTGTGGAGACACCGATGACGATGATGAGAATGAATGGCGTCAGTGGCAGTGGAACGAAGGCGCCTATATGTTTGACAAAGACGGCAATATCACGATCAAAGACGGCAATAAATGGGCGGACAGGCTGGATATGATCGGGCAGCTCTACAAAGACGGCGTGATTCCGGCGGACAGCACGACCTGGGATGCGGGCGGCAACAATTCGGCCTATATCCAGGGCAGGGCGGCTATCTGCATCAACGGACCGTCCCTCTATGTTGCGCTTCGTGACAACGAGGAAAATAAAGAAATTTTTGATAACACGGCTTTTGTATCTGCTCCGGTCGGCTCGGAGAACGGAATCTACATGAGCTTCCCGAGAGGCTACGGCATCACAAAGACTTCCAAATACCCGGACGAGGCGGCTGAGTTGATTAAATATCTGCTGGATCCCGAATGGTACGGCCAGTGCTTCGAGACGACGGCTCCATTCCTGGCCCCTGTATTTGAAGATACGGCAAAAGCAGATGTATGGCAGGATGAAGTGAATGCCCTGATCGTGGATTATGCGCGCAATGCCGGAGGTTATTACGGCTATCCGGTTGATACGCTGGAAGGACGCGCAGTGGCATCCAAGCACTTCTTCAGCTATCCGGCCTGCAAGATGGTAAACCAGGTAATGACGGGTTCGGCTACGGGAGAGGAAGCGGTCGATATGGCCGTCCGGGCGATTGAGGACATTCAGGACGTAATGCAGTAG
- a CDS encoding NAD(P)-dependent oxidoreductase has translation MKQTIWINVDPVKVDLSYLEKQFSGKYNFVAKAIPGNRPDLVREQALMSDVVISTLEKWDEALLAEAEGKVKFIQKYGMGLDNIDLAAAAGHHIPVANIIGANSASVAEVALLHILNAGRKFTPCVGGVKARIWPSTITGTELDGKTVGLLGFGNIARNLARMLSGFRVQILTYDPYIKEEQLPAGVRSAGSREELFEQSDIVSLHIPSTPETAGSINRECFDRMKMGAYLINTCRGSVMNEADLVEALKNGRIGAAGLDVLCDEPPMEDNPLLDMENVFITSHMGAETAEGGLRSQTIMAETIEAFLEKGELSQYVRNKELLDNF, from the coding sequence ATGAAACAGACAATCTGGATTAACGTGGATCCGGTAAAAGTGGATTTGTCCTATCTGGAAAAGCAGTTTTCAGGAAAATATAATTTTGTGGCAAAGGCAATTCCGGGAAACCGGCCGGATCTCGTGAGAGAGCAGGCGCTCATGTCGGACGTGGTGATCAGCACGCTGGAAAAATGGGATGAGGCGCTCCTGGCGGAGGCCGAGGGAAAGGTGAAATTCATCCAGAAATATGGGATGGGGCTCGACAATATCGACCTTGCGGCTGCAGCCGGACATCACATCCCGGTGGCCAATATCATCGGGGCAAACTCAGCCTCGGTGGCGGAGGTGGCGCTCTTACATATCCTGAACGCAGGCCGGAAATTCACCCCCTGTGTCGGCGGCGTAAAGGCCCGTATATGGCCCTCTACCATTACTGGGACAGAGCTGGACGGTAAAACCGTGGGCCTTCTGGGATTCGGCAATATTGCGCGGAACCTGGCCCGTATGCTGTCGGGTTTCCGGGTGCAGATTCTGACCTATGATCCCTATATAAAAGAGGAACAGCTTCCTGCAGGGGTGCGGTCTGCCGGTTCCAGGGAGGAATTATTTGAACAAAGCGACATTGTGAGCCTGCATATCCCAAGCACGCCGGAGACGGCGGGCAGCATCAACCGGGAATGCTTTGACAGGATGAAGATGGGCGCATACCTGATCAACACCTGCCGCGGCAGCGTGATGAATGAGGCGGATCTGGTCGAAGCGCTGAAGAACGGCCGGATTGGGGCAGCGGGTCTCGATGTGCTGTGCGATGAGCCGCCGATGGAGGATAATCCGCTCCTGGACATGGAAAATGTATTTATCACTTCCCACATGGGCGCGGAGACGGCGGAGGGGGGACTGCGGTCCCAGACCATCATGGCGGAGACAATCGAAGCGTTTCTGGAGAAGGGGGAACTGTCACAGTATGTGAGAAATAAAGAGCTGCTGGACAATTTTTAA
- a CDS encoding lactate racemase domain-containing protein, with protein sequence MDVTLYQVAAENGKVRVSLPENWHTEYYGMPGDTMPALTLEQIRNRINHPSGGMKTIRELARGRKNAVIIFDDASRGTKLKEIAEFVVEELLAAGIREDNIEFLCALGNHGAMTRSQFVRKLGENIVGRFCVFNHNPYENNVLLGYTPEGVPVEINREFAESDVRIGIGAITPHPLNGFGGGGKLLFPGIASIATTTGNHTKSKYGWMGQQSSPVMRTEIEDMTRMAGEFFKIDVIYNARLDIIGLFAGDPIAEYYEGIQAAAVTYRSRIPDKKDVIVANANAKVNEADLAILNAAAYLKETGGDIVLVNYCPDGQVVHYFSGPFGRKAFGRQWGPMGDEVAHVRRIICLSPYPDQYSTLRFGDVDGKKRVVWVKTWEEAMELLRKDHGEGTEAGIFSDGTIQYFA encoded by the coding sequence ATGGATGTTACATTGTATCAGGTTGCCGCTGAAAATGGGAAGGTCAGGGTAAGTCTGCCCGAAAACTGGCATACGGAGTATTACGGAATGCCGGGGGATACGATGCCAGCCCTGACGCTGGAGCAGATTAGAAACCGGATTAACCATCCGTCCGGGGGAATGAAAACAATCCGTGAACTGGCCCGGGGGCGGAAGAACGCAGTCATTATATTTGACGATGCCAGCCGCGGGACAAAGCTTAAAGAGATCGCGGAATTTGTGGTGGAGGAGCTTCTGGCGGCAGGAATCCGGGAGGACAATATCGAATTCCTCTGCGCCCTTGGAAATCATGGGGCCATGACGAGAAGCCAGTTTGTCAGAAAGCTGGGGGAAAATATAGTCGGCCGGTTCTGCGTATTTAACCATAACCCATACGAAAATAATGTGCTGCTCGGTTATACACCGGAGGGCGTTCCGGTGGAAATTAACCGCGAGTTTGCAGAGAGTGACGTAAGAATTGGAATAGGGGCTATTACCCCGCACCCGCTCAATGGATTTGGGGGCGGGGGAAAACTTCTGTTTCCGGGAATTGCTTCCATCGCCACGACCACAGGAAACCATACGAAAAGCAAGTATGGGTGGATGGGGCAGCAGAGTTCCCCTGTTATGAGGACGGAGATCGAAGATATGACCCGGATGGCGGGAGAGTTTTTTAAGATAGATGTGATTTATAATGCAAGGCTGGATATCATCGGACTGTTTGCGGGAGATCCGATAGCGGAATATTATGAGGGGATTCAGGCGGCGGCTGTGACTTATCGAAGCCGGATTCCGGATAAAAAGGATGTGATCGTGGCAAATGCCAATGCGAAGGTCAACGAGGCGGATCTGGCTATTCTGAATGCGGCCGCGTACCTGAAAGAAACGGGGGGAGATATTGTACTCGTCAATTATTGTCCGGACGGGCAGGTGGTGCACTATTTTTCAGGTCCCTTCGGCAGAAAGGCCTTCGGAAGACAGTGGGGCCCGATGGGGGACGAAGTGGCCCATGTGCGCCGCATTATCTGCCTGAGCCCCTATCCCGATCAATATTCGACTCTGCGCTTCGGCGATGTGGACGGAAAGAAACGCGTGGTGTGGGTAAAGACGTGGGAGGAGGCGATGGAGCTTCTGAGAAAAGACCACGGAGAGGGGACGGAGGCCGGGATTTTTTCCGACGGGACGATACAGTATTTTGCATAG
- a CDS encoding WHG domain-containing protein, producing MARAGLDKSAVIEKAAQLANSMGFEAVTLKRLADSLHVKPPSLYNHIKGLDDLQNELMLYGWRNMEERMLEAAAGVSGYAAWEAICRAFYRYATENPGVFSAMLWYNKYQNDEAGRVTDGLFLICSKITASLNISEENCDHLIRTFRAFLEGFSLLVNNHAFGHVLPVEDSFNLSLKVLIAGMKELEE from the coding sequence ATGGCTAGAGCGGGTCTTGATAAAAGCGCCGTGATTGAAAAAGCAGCCCAGTTAGCAAACAGCATGGGGTTTGAAGCAGTGACATTAAAGAGACTGGCGGACAGCTTACATGTAAAGCCTCCGTCCCTTTACAATCACATTAAGGGGCTTGACGATCTGCAAAATGAACTGATGCTCTATGGCTGGCGGAACATGGAAGAACGGATGCTGGAGGCTGCGGCGGGGGTCAGCGGGTATGCCGCGTGGGAAGCGATATGCAGGGCATTCTATCGGTATGCGACGGAAAACCCCGGCGTGTTCAGCGCCATGCTTTGGTATAACAAATACCAGAACGATGAAGCAGGGAGAGTTACGGACGGGCTGTTTTTAATCTGCTCGAAAATCACAGCCTCATTAAACATTTCAGAAGAGAACTGTGATCATCTGATCCGTACTTTCCGGGCGTTTTTGGAAGGCTTTTCCTTATTAGTAAATAACCATGCGTTTGGCCATGTTTTGCCGGTGGAGGATAGCTTCAACCTCTCATTGAAGGTATTGATTGCAGGTATGAAGGAGCTGGAGGAGTAG
- the ychF gene encoding redox-regulated ATPase YchF, with product MKLGIVGLPNVGKSTLFNSLTKAGAESANYPFCTIDPNVGIVPVPDFRLGKLSALYNSEKITPAVIEFVDIAGLVKGASKGEGLGNQFLSNIREVDAIVHVVRCFEDPNVIHVDGSVDPLRDIETINLELIFSDMEILERRISKTNKSLMGNKALAKELETLKALYAHLEDGKLARSFETEDEDELEFINSLNLLTWKPVIFAANVCEDDLSDDGANNEYVAAVRKFASETGSEAFVICAQIEQEIAELDEEEKKMFLEDLGLTESGLEKLIAASYRLLGLISYLTAGPQETRAWTIKVGTKAPQAAGKIHSDFERGFIKAEVVNYQDLLDCGTYTAAKEKGLVRMEGKEYVVKDGDVVLFRFNV from the coding sequence ATGAAATTAGGTATTGTAGGCCTGCCGAACGTAGGTAAAAGTACTCTCTTCAATTCCCTGACAAAAGCCGGCGCAGAATCCGCCAATTATCCGTTCTGTACCATCGACCCCAACGTGGGCATCGTACCGGTTCCCGACTTCCGCCTCGGAAAGCTTTCCGCTCTCTATAATTCTGAAAAGATTACCCCGGCCGTAATCGAATTTGTAGATATTGCAGGCCTTGTAAAGGGCGCATCCAAGGGCGAGGGCCTCGGCAACCAGTTCCTCTCCAATATCCGTGAGGTGGATGCCATCGTACACGTAGTGCGCTGCTTTGAGGATCCCAATGTTATCCATGTGGACGGCAGCGTCGACCCGCTCCGCGACATCGAGACAATCAACCTGGAACTGATTTTCTCCGATATGGAAATCCTGGAAAGAAGAATTTCCAAGACAAATAAGAGCCTGATGGGCAATAAAGCCCTTGCAAAGGAATTAGAAACGTTAAAAGCGCTCTATGCTCATCTGGAAGACGGCAAACTGGCAAGAAGTTTTGAAACTGAGGATGAGGACGAGCTTGAATTTATTAATTCTTTAAACCTGCTTACCTGGAAACCGGTGATTTTTGCGGCAAACGTCTGTGAAGACGATCTGTCCGACGACGGGGCAAATAATGAATATGTAGCCGCCGTACGCAAATTTGCTTCCGAAACAGGCAGCGAGGCCTTTGTCATCTGCGCACAGATTGAGCAGGAGATCGCAGAACTGGATGAGGAAGAAAAGAAGATGTTCTTAGAGGATCTGGGCCTTACGGAATCCGGCCTGGAGAAACTGATCGCCGCCAGCTACCGCCTTCTCGGCCTGATCAGCTACCTGACGGCAGGACCTCAGGAAACACGCGCCTGGACCATTAAGGTCGGCACCAAAGCGCCTCAGGCAGCCGGTAAAATCCATTCCGATTTTGAACGCGGCTTTATCAAGGCAGAGGTTGTCAACTATCAGGATCTGCTGGACTGCGGCACCTACACGGCCGCCAAGGAAAAAGGGCTGGTTCGGATGGAAGGCAAGGAGTATGTGGTAAAAGACGGTGACGTGGTTCTCTTCCGTTTTAACGTATAA